In the genome of Desulfobacterales bacterium, one region contains:
- a CDS encoding sigma-54 dependent transcriptional regulator — protein sequence MQETDFINILVVDDEEPIRRLIRKELGSSNRQILTAANAREAFSITRKHNLDIIILDINLPDGNGLDLMRNFIDEIPPIEVILITGFGDIDTAVKAMKIGAYDYITKPFNLDHLDMVVEKAYQRICLKRENRMLRHSQKSEPPEKLLCNSAVMEHIHYLIRKVSPTDVPVLLTGDSGVGKSFIAKIIHSQSKRANQPLITKNCGTLQNELIRSELFGYCKGAFTGADETREGLLAMAHKGTLFLDEIGELPMEVQASLLRVLESQMYRRVGDKEERTVDTRFIFATNRNLVEEAAAGRFSEALYHRINVFNIEIRPLRERKEEIPALAQHFLKSNPIGIPCRITDRAMKCLTEYHWPGNIRELKNVIERGIILAEDGLITEKELPFKLLEASQGEEAIGSMTDDTQIHSLKEMERRHILKVLKTTNGSRTQTADLLGIGRKTLYRKLKDFGIEE from the coding sequence TGGGATCATCCAACCGCCAGATTCTCACCGCCGCAAATGCCCGGGAGGCGTTCTCCATCACCCGGAAACACAATCTGGACATCATTATTCTGGATATCAACCTGCCGGATGGAAACGGTCTGGATCTCATGAGAAATTTCATTGACGAAATTCCTCCGATCGAAGTAATTCTGATAACCGGATTCGGTGATATCGATACCGCCGTAAAAGCGATGAAAATCGGTGCGTACGACTACATCACCAAGCCTTTCAACCTGGATCATCTGGACATGGTCGTGGAAAAGGCATATCAGCGGATTTGTCTGAAGCGTGAAAACCGCATGCTGCGCCACAGCCAGAAAAGCGAGCCACCGGAAAAACTCCTCTGCAATTCTGCGGTAATGGAGCATATTCATTATCTGATCAGAAAGGTCTCCCCCACAGATGTTCCGGTACTCCTCACCGGAGACAGCGGCGTCGGAAAAAGCTTTATCGCCAAAATTATTCACAGCCAGAGCAAGCGGGCAAACCAGCCCCTGATCACCAAAAACTGCGGCACACTGCAAAACGAACTGATTCGCAGCGAACTTTTCGGGTATTGCAAAGGGGCATTTACCGGAGCAGATGAAACCCGGGAAGGTTTATTGGCGATGGCGCATAAAGGCACCCTCTTTCTGGATGAAATCGGAGAGCTGCCCATGGAAGTGCAGGCGTCCCTTCTGCGCGTGCTGGAAAGCCAGATGTACCGGCGGGTAGGCGATAAAGAAGAGCGGACCGTGGATACCCGCTTCATATTCGCTACCAACCGCAATCTGGTTGAGGAAGCGGCAGCCGGCCGGTTCAGCGAAGCCCTGTATCATCGAATCAATGTCTTCAATATTGAAATCAGGCCGTTACGGGAGAGAAAAGAAGAGATTCCCGCACTGGCACAGCATTTTCTCAAATCCAACCCGATCGGAATCCCCTGCCGGATAACCGATCGGGCCATGAAATGTCTTACCGAATATCACTGGCCCGGAAATATACGGGAGCTGAAAAACGTCATTGAAAGAGGGATCATCCTTGCCGAAGACGGACTGATTACCGAAAAAGAACTTCCGTTCAAGCTGTTAGAGGCATCTCAGGGCGAAGAGGCCATCGGTTCCATGACCGATGACACACAAATTCACTCATTAAAAGAAATGGAAAGACGGCATATCTTAAAGGTCCTGAAAACAACGAACGGATCCCGCACCCAGACAGCCGACCTCCTGGGAATCGGCAGAAAAACGCTGTATCGAAAGCTGAAGGATTTTGGGATTGAGGAGTGA
- a CDS encoding HesA/MoeB/ThiF family protein: MDYKKIFARNIASWGEEKQKVLAESTILVAGIGGLGCVVSELLVRSGIGRLITIDRKEIDEPDLNRQALYTLDDLGKSKTDVSTERLRAINGFTEIAPINITIDEVDFSRKMARYRFDGIADCLDNYPGRFALETILKPGEFLVHGGILNDYGQITTVARGKTPLLRDIYGGLTDACDVIPVSPQIVFCVSSIMANEILKNLWGEPQLMSKLLVVELSDYSMTQIDLAMN, encoded by the coding sequence ATGGATTATAAGAAAATATTTGCGAGAAATATCGCTTCCTGGGGCGAAGAAAAACAGAAAGTACTGGCAGAAAGCACCATACTGGTCGCCGGTATCGGGGGCCTGGGATGTGTGGTGTCCGAATTGCTGGTCCGTTCGGGGATCGGTCGATTGATTACCATCGATCGGAAAGAGATTGACGAGCCGGATTTAAACCGGCAGGCGCTTTACACACTTGATGACCTTGGCAAGTCCAAGACAGACGTCTCAACTGAACGTCTGCGGGCGATTAACGGGTTTACGGAAATAGCGCCTATCAATATTACCATCGATGAAGTGGATTTTTCGAGGAAGATGGCCCGATACCGGTTTGACGGCATTGCGGATTGCCTTGACAATTACCCGGGCCGTTTTGCACTGGAGACGATATTAAAGCCCGGCGAGTTCCTGGTGCATGGCGGGATTCTGAATGACTATGGTCAGATTACCACCGTAGCAAGAGGAAAAACTCCTTTGCTCAGGGATATTTATGGCGGATTAACAGACGCCTGTGACGTGATTCCGGTTTCACCGCAGATTGTGTTCTGTGTGTCCAGCATCATGGCGAATGAAATTTTAAAAAATCTCTGGGGCGAACCTCAACTGATGAGTAAGCTGTTGGTCGTTGAATTGTCGGATTATTCCATGACCCAAATCGATCTGGCAATGAACTAG
- a CDS encoding MoaD/ThiS family protein, which yields MDLNSGSKERLALNMITVNFYATVRMIVGRKQLTVSSKAFDVAGLLEECETVTGKRFINKLLNEAGAIIPGVIILVDGINIHHLDGTASAVKDGAVVSVFPPGGGG from the coding sequence ATGGATTTAAACTCAGGTTCGAAAGAAAGGTTGGCGCTGAATATGATTACCGTAAATTTCTATGCTACCGTTCGCATGATTGTAGGCCGAAAGCAGTTGACGGTCAGTTCCAAAGCGTTTGATGTGGCCGGACTCCTGGAGGAATGTGAGACAGTTACCGGCAAACGTTTTATTAACAAACTCCTGAATGAGGCTGGCGCTATTATACCGGGTGTCATTATTCTGGTCGACGGGATAAATATCCACCACCTTGACGGTACCGCATCTGCTGTTAAGGATGGGGCAGTGGTTTCCGTATTTCCGCCCGGTGGCGGCGGTTGA
- a CDS encoding pyridoxamine 5'-phosphate oxidase family protein codes for MELYDYFENTEGLSILSTASKDGKVDIAIYSRPHILEDGTAAFIMNDRLTHANVLSNPHAAFLFMEKGQGYRGKRMSLTFIREETDIEKINSLRRKYCPEEQEIFRKPLFLVVFTVDKVLPLIGSGD; via the coding sequence ATGGAACTTTACGACTATTTCGAGAACACAGAAGGTTTAAGCATCCTTTCGACGGCAAGTAAAGATGGGAAAGTAGATATCGCCATTTACTCCCGCCCCCATATCCTGGAGGACGGAACGGCCGCATTTATTATGAATGACCGGTTGACGCATGCCAATGTCCTGTCCAATCCGCATGCAGCGTTTCTGTTTATGGAAAAAGGCCAGGGATATCGGGGAAAGCGAATGTCTCTGACCTTTATCCGGGAGGAAACCGATATCGAAAAAATTAATTCACTCCGTCGTAAATACTGTCCGGAGGAACAGGAAATTTTTAGAAAGCCTTTGTTTCTGGTTGTTTTCACGGTGGACAAGGTGTTGCCGCTGATTGGATCGGGTGATTGA